A window from Temnothorax longispinosus isolate EJ_2023e chromosome 1, Tlon_JGU_v1, whole genome shotgun sequence encodes these proteins:
- the Nf-ya gene encoding nuclear transcription factor Y subunit alpha: protein MEQLSEGQAVVVGGTGGTVQVVQMSQGGQTMMLPQAIQVAAPNGQIQVVPVSSLAGTGQQIVIQQPQTPQIIQTPDGQTYIYQPVQLEGQVQQAQPTVINLNGNLMQIAGTTSQTATTAATTTPVQPLGSPTSTVSQAGNVVMMVPGNSGQTQFQRVALPNAELLEEEPLYVNAKQYRRILKRRQARAKLEAEGKIPKERPKYLHESRHRHAMNRIRGEGGRFHSGQVKKRNRENANSTITQHITTSTSTDNVHTVAIAAANVGVQYHDTDNMASTIVLEKPNIPLRDMISDDDIVTSNSHLI from the exons ATGGAGCAGCTTAGCGAAGGACAGGCGGTTGTAGTTGGCGGTACCGGTGGAACCGTACAAGTCGTTCAGATGAGCCAGGGTGGACAAACCATGATGCTTCCACAGGCGATACAAGTAGCGGCGCCTAATGGACAGATCCAAGTTGTTCCAGTTTCTAGTCTGGCTGGCACTGGCCAACAGATCGTTATTCAGCAACCACAGACCCCACAAATCATTCAAACTCCCGATGGACAAACTTACATCTACCAACCCGTGCAGTTGGAAGGCCAAGTACAGCAAGCGCAACCAACGG TGATAAACCTTAATGGTAATCTCATGCAAATCGCTGGTACAACGTCACAGACTGCAACTACTGCAGCTACTACGACCCCGGTACAACCTTTGGGCAGTCCTACGTCAACAGTTTCACAAGCAGGGAACGTCGTTATG aTGGTGCCAGGTAATAGCGGACAAACACAGTTCCAAAGAGTAGCGTTACCTAATGCTGAGCTTCTGGAAGAAGAACCACTCTATGTCAACGCAAAACAGTATAGACGGATATTGAAGCGTCGTCAAGCCCGTGCTAAATTGGAAGCTGAAGGGAAGATACCCAAGGAAAGGCCA aaatatcTCCACGAATCTCGTCATCGACACGCGATGAACAGAATTCGTGGTGAGGGCGGCCGTTTCCATTCAGGTCAAGTGAAAAAACGAAA TAGGGAAAATGCAAACTCCACGATTACCCAGCACATCACAACCTCAACCAGCACCGATAATGTTCATACTGTAGCAATAGCAGCTGCAAATGTAGGTGTACAATATCACGACACAGACAATATGGCATCCACGATTGTACTTGAA AAGCCAAATATTCCTCTGCGAGATATGATCTCTGATGACGACATTGTTACCTCGAACAGTCATttgatatag
- the LOC139823151 gene encoding vacuolar ATPase assembly integral membrane protein VMA21 homolog, whose amino-acid sequence MSDQKEVTELQAFKTVFYHSVVILALPVIAFFTSKIFLFDGILGLNNVPSNVYSAGVAVVVLHIALGVFIYRAYFDDRSKISAIKRD is encoded by the exons ATGTCAGACCAAAAG GAAGTAACAGAGCTGCAAGCGTTCAAAACAGTCTTTTATCACAGTGTGGTAATACTCGCGCTACCTGTGATAGCGTTCTTCACAagcaaaatttttctctttgatg GTATATTAGGTCTCAACAATGTGCCAAGTAACGTGTATTCGGCTGGCGTTGCAGTAGTAGTGTTACATATTGCCTTAggagtttttatatatagagcaTACTTTGACGATCGATCAAAGATATCAGCAATTAAGAGAGATTag
- the Lamtor1 gene encoding ragulator complex protein LAMTOR1 codes for MGCCYSFCKEDNGPQSGEANERTHLLVDPVSNNTNIPRVHSDDYVNQYASSVPKKTDEQSALNRILHETAANVIDVGALDTHNLEQHEYMDRSRAYSKRIESGRIKLPEAASCLLKDIPAPERILAADPVAAEDQELITEMLNKAVTALGDVKVEHKEDLVVPFLS; via the exons ATGGGATGTTGCTACAGTTTTTGTAAGGAGGACAACGGACCGCAg AGTGGAGAAGCGAATGAGAGAACACATTTACTGGTAGATCCTGTcagtaataatacaaatatccCGAGAGTACATAG CGATGATTATGTTAACCAATATGCAAGTTCTGTGCCTAAGAAGACGGATGAACAAAGCGCATTGAATAGAATTTTACATGAAACTGCGGC CAATGTCATAGACGTGGGTGCGTTAGACACGCATAATCTAGAACAGCATGAATACATGGATAGATCTCGTGCGTATTCAAAGAGAATAGAATCGGGTCGAATTAAACTCCCTGAGGCTGCGTCTTGCCTACTTAAGGATATACCTGCTCCAGAACGAATATTAGCGGCCGATCCAGTCGCCGCTGAAGATCAAGAACTG attacaGAAATGCTCAACAAGGCTGTGACAGCATTAGGTGATGTAAAAGTTGAACACAAGGAAGATTTGGTGGTGCCGTTTCTATCGTGA